The following nucleotide sequence is from Triticum dicoccoides isolate Atlit2015 ecotype Zavitan chromosome 7B, WEW_v2.0, whole genome shotgun sequence.
TCTCCGAGTTCTCGTgagcaaaccctaaccctagccgcatcCCTCGTTCCCCCGTCGGCTTCTACGTCGACCGATGCCGTGTGCCGGGGTGACCCATTTTTTGTTTGGGGATTATTAGGCCGAAGAACCCGAGGCTGCTGGGGCTCAACGTCAACCGGGGCGTCGAGGTGAAGCTGCGGCTCCGGCGCGACGGCCGCGACCTCGACTTCATCCCCTACGAGGAGGTGCTCGACACCATGCTCCACGAGCTAGCCCACAACGCGCGCGGGCCCCACGACGCGCAGTTCTACAAGCTCTGGGACGAGCTCCGCAAGGTCCGTATGTTCATGTTTCTGCTTTTGTGTTAGTATACTTGAAATGTCTACGATTCCACCTGTATAGTGGTTCACTAGTGTGTATGTATATATCCGGTTGCTTGGAATCTGTTGCTTGTGTGCACCAGGCTATAAGAATGCAGATATTGTGCATATTCCCTTTGCAACCTAGCCTGTTTACTGAAAGCTTGGTTCAATTGATTTTGGGGTCAACGGCATTTAACCTGAAATTTTCGTTGGATCCTGTCGTCATTAACAATGTGCAGGCGGAACTGATCTTTGTTTACTAAGTTTTGGCTTATCATTATTTGAACGAGTCCTAGCAGAAGCATGTAAGTTAGTAGCCCCTCTATTTATTTGCTAGAAATATCATAAATTTTCTATCTGCTTACCTGACCATAACAATTGTTCAAATGGAAGTGATTACATCGATATTTGGATTTCAGAATTATCCATGTGCTTGTACATAGGATTTTGCCCAATCAAATGCTAGATGCTTACATGTTGCTTATGCATAATGATGATTCAGGAATGTGAAGAGCTTGTTGCAAAGGGTATCACTGGGCCAGGACAAGGGTTTGATGGTACAGGCAGGCGATTAGGTGGATTTTCAATACATCCACCACCACCATCTCTCCGACAAGCTACACTAACTGCAGCACAGAAAAGGGCAAGGAATGGAGCTCTATTGCCGTCAGGCCCAAGAAAGTTGGGTGGAAACAATGCCATCATGAGTGCTCTTAGTCCAGTACAAGCTGCTGCCATGGCTGCTGAAAGGAGGATGCAGGATGACTTATGGTGCGGATCACATAATGATTCTGGCATCGATGATTCAGAAGATGTTGTTATTCTTGAGCAACCACCTAAGTTGACAACAAGGGATGGAAAAAACACAAAGCGTGCAAAAAACACAAGGTGTGATTCTTCTAGCAGTTCTGCAGAACCCAGCACTTCATCTGGATCTCAAGTTCCAGCACGAGCTGATTCCTCTTCTGGTAGAACGACTGATGCGGACTTTAGTTCTATGTGGGAGTGTAGTGCTTGCACTCTTCTTAATCAGGTAAATTGATCAGCCACTTTATTTTTCAACACTGCACTGAAGTTCCTATTACAGAAAACATTCATGCCCTTTCACATACAAAACCTGATGTCTACGTgcgcttggtggccagctcttcagCTAGGCACAAATTCTCTTTTATACTCGGTGCTGATTCTAGCTGGATGTGTTCCATTATGATCTATTAGCATAGTCTTTGAAGTGCAATGAACGTAGTGGGTATGTAAATGGTTCGCACTAATAGTGAGTCCATATCAAAGTGGTACTTTCAGAGCAGATTAGACTTATCCAAACTTAAGATGAAATCTAGTTTTCATAATTTATGAACGTGGAACGCCCTAGGATAAATTGAACTATTGATTTGATTTTCTATGTCTGTGACGTACATTTGTTTGCCCACTTTTCTATCTCATCCTTACCTACCTTTGGACCTGTGGTGACAGTATTTCGCTTTACAAATGGACTCCTTATGATATTCTGAAGCCACATTTACAACTTGCATTTTGATGCGTATCAAGTTACTCTTTTAGACACTGGCAACATGTAACTAATAATTAACCTGCATCAACAGTGTATATTTAACTCCCTTCACCATTATGATAAAAAACATTAATAATATAACATATTGTAATGCAAAGTGATATGACTTTGTTTGTCTGCATGTATTGGTATAAGTATGTTTAAGTTCGTTTACACAAATGATATAAGTCACACCGGAAATCTGTTTCGGCTCCCGGGTCCAGATGCTCCTGCTATCTGGACCGCACATGTGCATCGTGATTCACACACAGACTAGTATTCACTTCTGTATTTCGTTTTAATAGTACAGGGCCTGGCCCACCGATCAGTTGTACGGCAGCGAATCTCCCGTGTAACGCCGCTCCAGTACAGATGGAGGAGGACGGATCTGTCCTAACGGAGAGCCACGACTGGAACACCGGATTGTAAACGGCAGCCATCAAAGCTAGATATTTACAACCCAAGCCAGCCACCACCATCCCCTTCGTCTGCACGATTAAGTTCATCCACCAGTAGCACCCATTCCTCATCCCTCCACATAGTTCTAGCTCATCCTTCCCCACTTGAAGGTTCTCGAAACACAGGGATTCACTATGTTCTAGATTGTCCATCCCAGGTGCAAATGGAACATAATTAGATGTCATGGGTTTTATCACACTTCATTGCATAAACTTTAATGGGAAACAAAACACTCGCAGCTGCAATTCCCCTGTAGTGGAAGCATTATTCCAGCTGCCACTTTGCTAGAGAACCTTCACTTCCACCCAAAATGATACACTTCAACACCAACCCTCTTGGCATCTAAGTCtgctcttcgtcttcttcttcgtccttCATGATGTGTGGCAGAACTGCCCTGTTCTCCTGCATCTTCACCAAGCTGGTACACAAGCGACTTCACCAAGTATGTAATCTGGCTCTGTCACACACGATACCACATTTTTGGTCAGCCCCAACCTATGGATCTAGAAATGAATTTTTCAAATGACACTGTCGCTTAGTGCAAATGAAACTTACATCCGATAGACTCTGAACTTTCTCCCCCGTGTATTCTCTAAGATAGTGCATCCCATAGATCCAGCTCTCTTCCCTGGTCAAGCATGACAAAAAAAAAGTCTTGTCTCTGATAACATAAGTCGTATATTGTCACCCCAGTCAACCACAACTAACCTTTCACAGCATGTATGCATCCCAGTATTGAATTTCAAGCCCCAGCCTTCAGATGAGATTCTTGTTCCAGGGATGCACTCATGTCATGTATACATCTCCTCAGGTTTGAGTGCACTCTTATGGTGTTCCTTTTGTGCTTAGCCTCCATCTCGTGCTGTGGCTCCTCCGTCTCCACCGGGTCCATAACCATGAGAATTTTCTTCTGAATGTCCACAGCATAAACAACCCAGCTATCCATATATTTCAGGAGCAACATGATCTGCAACACCAGCAAATACTGTCCGCATCAAGATACAACAACCTAACgcaacaaacacactaaaatgtaTCGAGCTTTTGTTTTTTTACCTTTTTAGCAGCTTCAATCCTAGCTCCAGTGTGCTTCTCTGTGATCATTGTTGCAATGATGTCGAAATCAAGGTCTGACGATCTCTCTGCCTCATTAGTTCTTCCTTCAAATACAGTATTTTTCCTGAACAAACTCTTAGTTTCAGGTCTGATGCAACCACGAAATGACAACACTCAGCTGAACATGTCGGTCTGAAAACCCACCCCCAGCCTGAAGTCAGGTATCACACGGAAACGTTCAGGAAGTCCTCGAAACAGCTTTGCCTCCTTCCTCACCAAGCGCCACATCGATACCATCTGATCTATCTCTGGATCACCGTAACAATCGAAAACACCCTCTATCATCGCCCCCGTTAGTTGAACTGTGCATGGATGAGTATGGCAGAACCATTTCCTGCCAAAAAAAGTACAAACATTCTATTAGGATCATTCCATTTTTTCTGATTTAGTACTATACAGTTATATTAAATCTTTATCATGTTCACACCTTAACTTTTCGATGCTAGAGCACCATGTCATCCTATCATCAAAGCCCAACACATCACTGCCAATTGGTTCATCCGGGTGCAGTCCTAGCTTCCCAGGATACTTCTCCCTGAATTCACGTTTCGGCCTCACCAGACCATGTACACGAGGCGGCATTTGCCCTGCACCCTTTTTTTTTGTCGAAATGACTGGTTTAGCGTTCCAGTAAGTAATGATTTTAAAGACATGCCCAAAAAAAATCTTTTAATAGAGANNNNNNNNNNNNNNNNNNNNNNNNNNNNNNNNNNNNNNNNNNNNNNNNNNNNNNNNNNNNNNNNNNNNNNNNNNNNNNNNNNNNNNNNNNNNNNNNNNNNNNNNNNNNNNNNNNNNNNNNNNNNNNNNNNNNNNNNNNNNNNNNNNNNNNNNNNNNNNNNNNNNNNNNNNNNNNNNNNNNNNNNNNNNNNNNNNNNNNNNNNNNNNNNNNNNNNNNNNNNNNNNNNNNNNNNNNNNNNNNNNNNNNNNNNNNNNACAACCAAAAACATTAGTTGAATCAGCTTAATTACCGTGATAGTCTGCTTTTTTAAAGATGTGCAAAATTCTTTATTTGTGATATACCTCCCATAATCGCTCTACGGACAGCTTCAACGATTGGGTTCTATTGCACTGGATTTTACCCTTTTCAGCTGTAATTAACAGCTATCAGTACTCTGACCGAACACAAGATAGTAGATGTGGGTGGCAATATAAAATATACATCTGATACACATGCAGCAAGCTTTTTTGATTGGCTTGCCCTGCAATACAAAGTAGTCGAATGCTTTCCTTAATCACAAAGCGGCAATATAAAATATACATCTGATACACATGCAGCAACAAAACCAATGCAAACGAACAAGGGCAGCGTAAAAATGCTGTTAGCGGAAAACAAAATCATAACTTACCGAGCAACCACAGACCACTTCCTGCATGCATTTTGTCTTCTCAGCAtctatgtttttaaggcggtaaggcgaCCTAAGGCGCTGGGGGGGCGCGGCCTTATCGCCTAGGCGACGCCTAAGCGCCTAAGGCGGGCATATTTGTAAGGCGCTGGGGGGGCGCCTTATCGCCTAAGCGTCCAAGGCGGGACGCCTTAAAAACATAGCTCAGCGTTGAGACTGCCTTTTCCGTATCTTATACCAAATCCAGCTCCCATGAATAAATTGTAGAGATCATAAGCTTCCCCCAGCGAGTCAAATATTAAACCGATCTCAGGTTTGATCACATTAGGCCCTAGCTTATCTGCGTACCCCCGAATCATCTGCTCCAGGGCGCCAACTCTATCTGGGCACGGTGCCCTGActggtgggtgcttcccaattctgACCCTTATTCCAAACAGAAATAAATTTCAAAAGGACTATAAATTCATGGCAAGTCTGGTCTGGCTTCGTACATTTTATGATCTACATATTTTGTTTGAATCAGTTCTTATGGCATGCACCAAATTCGCTTTATCATTACTAGAAATAATAAACCATAGACATTACATACAACCAGTTTTGCCTAGTTTTTGTGAAAAATCTGATAATTTCCACTTTTTTATCACTCAATCAGTTGCAGACATGAAAAAAATAGATTGCAGAATTACACGCGGTACTCATGACAAGAGAATTCAACGAATTATTGTTACCTTGTCCAACCTGCGGCTTGAGGATCCATTTTTCCCGTAGAATGAGCTGAGGTTGCATCTCCACTCTGTGCTTGGTCTGCAATGACGGAATCCATGGCTGGGTGCTTGTTCATCTGGGCGTCCCCTTTCTCAATCACATCCGCGTTATGTCCTTCGCTCTTACTGAAATCAGAAGCTGTCCCCCAACCGGCATCAACACTTGTTTGCTCGCCGTAAGCAGCACCACTAAGCTGGACGAGACCATGACCACCGCTGAATCCCCCAACACCACTCAGCCGTGCATCATCCCTCCCCATCCTAGATCTGCCGCTGGAATGCCCTATTGACTGACCTCCATCTCGCACCATTTCCATTAAAATTGTAGCGCTGCACGCCTCGTCCGAGAAAATCGGTAAACTGCGGCTAGATTTCATCCAGAAATCAGATCCCCAACCGCATCTAAATATTTAACAACCACGGGTTTTGGAGGAGGATAAGGCTAGATTTACCTGTCTACTGCAGTTACCGGGAATTCTGTCGCCATGTCCAAGCCGTTGCGGTGATCTATGCCTGGTCGGCGGCACCCCCCTACAGCTTCAAAGACGCACCTCTCCGGCGACGCCGCAGAGCTCTGCCGTGGCTTACTCAGAGCAATAGCACTCCCTCTGCTGAGAAAATCGTGGCAGTAGAACTAACCCCCACCATGCGCCCAACATTTTCTTTTTTCACCTACATGTGGGCCAGACAAACGGCTGACTCCGTCCAAAGATAACACCTGTATCACGCGTCCAGAGTACAGGTGTGTCAAGACGCGTTAGCAGGCCAACGTCCGTCCTCCCTGGCGCTAGCTGCTACTCGTACGTACACAGTGCGGCGCCAGTGTATACTTTGTTTAATATTCCTGTATTCGCATGACAGTGACGTGCGGCACAGATCTCAACGCATATCTGCGCGGCTGTGATTCCGGGTTCAACTGGACTCGGGTGCCAAAACGCCCCTAAATCATACTCCTTTTCTTGTTTTTGCACATTATGCTGTTAATATGATCTATAAtatccttttcttctttctttttcaaaGACATCTGTAATCTGTTCTTTTTCATTGAAAAAGAAGTGCAGTGGCTGGCCTACTGTACTTCTATTACTGCTGCTCCCCGTTGTCTAACACATTTCATCTGCAGCCTCTGGCACCAATTTGTGAAGTTTGTGGGACAGCGAAACCTAAAATCGCAAAAGCCAAGTACGCATCTTGGTCCTGTAAATTCTGCACTCTGGAGAACTGCACTAAGCTTGATAAATGTTCGGCATGCGATCAATGGAGGTACTCATATGGACCACCTGTAGCCACATATGGTCCAAGCTACGATTGACTTACATTGAAGGCTACAAGAATACGTAAGTGGTCCGCTCTCGTCTGACCAAGCCATGTTACTCGTCTGACCGAGCCATGTTACTCCTGTATTAACAATTCAACTCACCCAAAAATGGCTTCTTTAGAGAGATAACTGCACAATACTACAATCACCTGATAATTGCATTAGTACGATAGTATGCCCAAGCACTAATATTCCAGACGTGTTTTATTTTGCTTCTAACCTGAAGTGCTTTTGTTTTCTGCCTCTCAGGAACTCCTGTGTGAGAGGTGCATAGAGTGGTTTCTTTATAGAGCTAAGGGCGAACCAAGTTACTACTGGATTAGGCCTAGGGTGTACGTATAACATAAGCATAACCTGATGAATTTGCCTGACATGTTTTATTATTTCTGTCTGTCTCTCGGTAGTTGACCTGTGACAGCGATCTTCTCTTCATGTGGTTTCCGCAGGTTTACAATTTTGTGGGAGGCGGCTGCTGCAATGTTTAAAATTGCCTCACCAGCAGCGGTTGCCTCTGTTGCCACCTACCAAGTACCACTGCATGCCAACCCAAGCCTGTGGAGTCGCAGGAAGATTTAGCATCCAGGTCTGGGCACCTGTCGGCCTGCCAATGGCTCCCAATTCCTCTCTGGGAGCACTGAATCCTGTATGCTTTGGTGACTTCCGCTCGTGGTTGTCGATTTAAAGAAACGTGGTCGGTTTTGGTTTTGTGCAAGGATGCCTACATGTTTGCAAATTGCAGTAGTTGCTATCATTGCCTTGTTCATCTCATATACAGTAGTGGCTCGCCTTTGCTATCATTGCTGTAGCTTTTGTGCGCCCGTGTTAGGAGTAGGAGAATCGTAGTGGCTCACCTTTGCTCGGTGAAGGTCACTGTCACCTGTGTTCATATACAGTAGCGGAGCACGTCGATAGAGTAAAGCTCTTTCTCTTTTCGCCACAACGTATTAGAAGCGTGGTAGGAACTGGAGAGTGAGGCCAACGGGCAAAGGAAACCTAGGACGTGACGAGAAGCCCATACTCCTTTTATCACACGTTCTGGGAATCTTGGTAGCCTTTGCCTGCTTTGTTATCATACCTAAATTTTCTTTGGTAGATGGTCAAGCGACTGCTTAGTTCACTGACACCTAAATTTTCCGTACCTTTTTCTTCGCTCTTCTATGCGCCTTTTCTTTGTTTGGCGGCGGATTGCAATCACCCGAGCACGTGCTGTGAAAGCGAGCATATTTCTGGTGCACGAATGGCCAGGTGCATCTGCTGAATCAGACCCGTGTGATTGCTTAGCACGCGCTTTGCCACATTGCCCACACATTTCTCCCCTCAGCAAGGCACTGGTAAAGTTGTAGCTCATTGACTAATGGTTTACTCGAATGCCACAACTAAATCAGACATGTGCGTAGCTTAAACAGCGTAATTAGGCGACCTGTAGAATCAACATCATGCAAGAAACCAAGGCAACAAACGTGTTGAAATTAATGCGAATTACTCCACATCCGTGGTCCTTCAATTACTCCACAAACTCCTAAAATGGCAATCTCGGACACTCAACTTTAGTTTGTGTTGTGTTCCACTTTGGTCAAAATCatgaattatactccctccgtccctaaatatttgtctttctagagattttagcaactgactacatatggagcaaaatgagtgaatctacactctaaaatatgtctatatatatccgtataTGGTAGTCCATTTAATAAAAtctataaaaagacaaatatttaggaacgaagggagtacacacGTACATGGATGATGGTAAAGCATACCCAAACCATCTTTCTCTGTCGACCCCCAAATTCTCTTGCTACGGCTACATGAAGCTCGATTCCCTACATTGCCTCGTCGAACTCTTTCCAAATTGTTCATCCCTTAGATGTCTTTGCCGCTAAATGATCACAACTATTGCTTCATTTTTTATGCTTTGTTGAACAATAGAGGGTgaagaacaaaaaaagaaaaaactacctccatccggatttacttgtcacagaaatgaatgtatctagacatatttttagttctaaatacatccatttctgtgacaagtaatttgggacgaagggagtattcaATTGTGACAGTGTGAGGGCACACGTGCCTCTCGCACGAATGAACCGCGTCACGTCTAGGGATAGATTATCGTTCTTGTTCACGTGTGCCAGATTTGGCGACAAACCATGATCTCGAACAAAGTTTAGCACATCCAAGAGTCTAGGGGACCAAAATAGCTGCATTGAGAGTTTGACGACAAGTTCTTTTTTGTTTCGAGATGGCAGTGCCATGTGGTTGGATTGTACCGAAGAGTTTAATCACCAAATTCGGGATGGATTGGCGTGGTTCCTCTACGCCTAGGACATTAGAATATCGAAGCATGAACGAGGAAAGACATGTGATAATGTTAGGTAGTAACTGTGAAGCCCCAATTCTTGACTGAGAGGGACACCAAAGGCATGTACCCTCCCTCTCTCTATCTATCCAAGAGATGGAAGgacatagtttttcttgttttcatCTTTTCATCAAAGAGTTGAACAATGAACCTAATCTGGCGTGTTATGAAAAGTTTCATTGCGGTGCTCGAGCACCCGATCGCCTCCACTCCCTTTCTTCTGTTCTCGTAGTTTTGTAATCTATGAGGAGGAGATTTCATATGATTTTTTGTACAATAAAAGGTAAATGTTAGCAAATCTGTCATCCAGGAAGCGATAACTGAAGAACAAGGCGCGTCGGCTACAACATGTGAAGGCACTATAGCGAATCCGACAAGTGAGGAAGAAGTGGCAAGATTCAAGTCTGCTCGTGGGCCTGGAGTTCGGCCCACTCGAGAGAAGACGCGACCCAGGTGGAACTTCGGTCTGGACCTAGTAGTTTAAATATGAACTTGTAATATTCCTTTGCCTGGCTTGGACCTGGACGACGGCTTCGGCTGAGCTTGTAATCGAATCCTATAGCTGTGAGGGACGTTGGGAGGATAAGCATGCTATTCCGTTCCCCATTCCGCCATGAACCCTTGCTAGATCCCTAGATCGAGACCCATCCTTACACTTGGTATCAGATTCGGTGGTCCTGGCGCTTCCTCAACATCATCACAGTACACAGTGACGAGATTACCGGTGAGCCGCGGTGATGGATAAGTTATCGGAGGACGGCGTGGTGTCTACGAGCTCCTATGTGCAGATTTTTCCATGGATCTCGACTGTCGTTTCAAGGAACAAGGTGCATATCTCCTCCAGGGCATGGAAAAGCTGATCGCGATGAACACAGTGACCCTCGAAGGCTTGATTTCGGCGAGGGTGGATGGAGTCCATGACGGAATGTTGATGGATATGGAACAACTCCTTGATCTCCCCCTCGTCTTGATAAGTCCTCAGCGTCATGCCTCGCTGGGAATGGTCACGACGGCACGGCCACCAATTCCCTCGGCATCGACAACGACAATCGGGGGAAGGCACATAATCCTTATGGACCTCCTCCGGTTAGAGTTGCACGTGATTCCAACTCCTCGTTCTGCAATTCGCTGCACCATGATTCACCTCCTCTTGATACTGCTGATTCGTTCGCGTTTGGTGTTCGTTTGGAGTTGCCTTGGTTTGATGGTGCCAATCCGCGTAAGTGGCAAACGCGTTGTGAGGATCAATTCAAGTTGTGGTGCACTCCTAACCATTGATGGATTTCTCTGGCAATGACTCGATTTGAAAGTGTCGTTGGTTGGAATCCATGCAGCATCGTCGACCTCATGCAAGTTGGCCTGAATTCTGCCAGTGCTTGCAGAGCGTTTTGGCTGAAATCAGCATCAGACATCATTGCGTCAGTTGTTCAGGATTGCCCAAACTTCCTTTGTGGTAGATTATGTTGAGTGTTTTGCTGACTTATATGACCATTTGCCTGCATATGAAGAAGAACCAAACTATCTTCACTATACAATTAGATTTCTAGACGGCCTGAAGCCAGGTGTCCGTGTTGCTGTTGCTCTGCAGAAACCGCATGACCTTGATGCAGCGTATGATTTAGCATTGTTGCATGAGGAGCTTGGCATGGATTTACACCTATTAACACTATCAATAGTGCTAAATCTTGTCCCATGGCGCTGCCACCAACAAAAAACAAAAGCTATGAGGAAAACAG
It contains:
- the LOC119340828 gene encoding DNA-dependent metalloprotease WSS1-like → MEVGDLHKVWEIRALKRKPEEPAARALLDRIAKQVQPIMRRRKWRVKVLSEFSPKNPRLLGLNVNRGVEVKLRLRRDGRDLDFIPYEEVLDTMLHELAHNARGPHDAQFYKLWDELRKECEELVAKGITGPGQGFDGTGRRLGGFSIHPPPPSLRQATLTAAQKRARNGALLPSGPRKLGGNNAIMSALSPVQAAAMAAERRMQDDLWCGSHNDSGIDDSEDVVILEQPPKLTTRDGKNTKRAKNTRCDSSSSSAEPSTSSGSQVPARADSSSGRTTDADFSSMWECSACTLLNQPLAPICEVCGTAKPKIAKAKYASWSCKFCTLENCTKLDKCSACDQWRYSYGPPVATYGPSYD